In Parabacteroides timonensis, the genomic stretch CCGGCAGGTCGCGTGTCTGGTATTTTGGGAAAGAGTTCAGCATGATGGAAGTAACCTGATGATCGACAAACGGGTTGTTGAAACGGTCCAGTACGTCATTTGCAAACTGTTCCAGTTCTGCTTTAGGCAGGTTCAACGTTTCCATCAGTTCTTCGAACATCACTTTGCGGATATATTTTCCGATCACTTCATCCTGGCAGGCCTCCCGTACGATGTTGATTCCGGAAAGGAAAGCAACGGGTGAAAGGACGGTGTGAGGGCCGTTCAGTAAAGTAACCTTTCTTTCGTGATAAGGAGCTTCGGAAGGAACGAACAATACATTCAGGCCGGCTTTATCGGCGGGAAATTCCCTGGATATTTCTTGTGGTGCTTCGATCACCCATAAATGAAATATCTCAGCCTGTACCACCAGGTTATCGTTATATTGGAGTTTGTCTTTGATGGTATCGATTTCTTTTCGTGGAAAGCCGGGTACGATACGGTCTACCAGCGTGGCATAAACACCACAGGCCTCTTCGAACCAGGTTTTGAACGCTTCGCCCAGTTGCCAAAGATCGATATATTGGTAAATTGTCTCCTTCAGCTTGTGCCCGTTCAGGAAGATCAGTTCGCAGGGGAAGATGATTAATCCTTTATTCTTATCCCCGTTGAATGTTTTGAAACGATGGTAAAGTAACTGCGTCAGTTTACCTGGATAAGAAGAGGCTGGCGCATCATCCGGCTGGCAGGACGGATCGAAAACGATGCCTGCTTCGGTCGTGTTGGAGATCACGAAACGCATTTCCGGCTGTTCCGCCAATTGTATGAATGCTTCGAAATCGGTGTAAGGATTCAGTGAACGGCTGATCACGTCGATCAGTTCAAGGCTGTTGACTGTTTCCCCTTTATCCAGGCCCTGTAAGTTGACATGATACAGGTTGTCCTGTTGGTTCAATATGTCGACCATCCCGTTTTCAATAGGTTGAACTACCACAACATTACTGTTGAAATCCGTTTTGGCATTCATATTCCAGATGATCCAGTCCACAAATGCTCGAAGGAAATTACCTTCTCCAAACTGTATGATACGTTCCGGACGGATAGTGACCGGAACGTTCTTCCTGTTTAATTCTTTCATTTTATTTTATTTGTTTACAACGAAGTTTCGTATCTGACATTCCGTACCTAAAGAATTGGGATTCTTTTCTTTCGAGATACGAAGTACCAGTTTATGAGCAGTGTCGTCTAATTCTGTTTCCAGCATATATACCCAGGGAATATAAAGGTATTTACTCCATTCGGTGAACGTATCGAGCTTTTTGAATGGGGCACCGTCGATGCTGTATTCAAGGATTCCGGCTGTCGGACCCGGTGTACAGAAAATACCGATCGCTTTTCCTGTGAAGTCGAGTGTCAATTTGTCGCCCGGACGAGTCGCTTCCAATATGGGAACATCAACGAAACCTCTTCTCTTTTCATACGTATTATCCGCACGCCAGGAAGGAACGTATTTCCAGCCTTTGTTCAGTTTAGCCTCTTTCAGGTCGATAAAGTCGCCTCCGTAATAACTGTATGCATCGAGTGGTTGTGCAGGTATTTCGTGGGCAACGACCGGACTATCGGGAGTGATTCCTTTCCACATCGTATCGAAGAGGTGGTTGATAGCTGCGGCATAGAATTTATGTCCGAACGGTAACGGATGGGTTCCGCCGAACTGTTCCCAGGTGAACTCGCCGTCCTGCATCCGTTCGCCTATTTCCTGAACGAGGTTGACAGAAGGGATCAGGTAATGGTTTGCTACCCGTTCGTGGTTCAGTATGACGTCCGGTTGCTGTTTTTTAGCAACCATCGGGATAAACGGATCGTAGATGAAGTGTAACATCACGATATCCATTTCCGGATTACTCAGTAATGCATGGCGCACTTCCCCTTCCATACCACGAACCTGTTCCAATGGAGTGAAATGGTTTGTATGGTCGTTCACGGCTGCTTCTACAAAAAGCAGGTCTATTTTTCCTTTCGAGAGAATATCATTTTTCATTCGGAAGGAACCCGGAGTCGTTCCGGTAGAACCGATGCCGGCTTCTATAAATTCGAAAGTCGTATAAGGGAAACGCTGTTGCAGCTGTTTTTCGATCATGTTCTTCCAGCCGTTCATCTCTGTGATAGAACCGCCCAGGAAAGCGACACGTGCTTTACGTTCTTTCTCGAACTTGACAAACGAGTTTTGCAGGCTGCCGCGCACATTGTAATGCAGGTATTTCTCATATTTCGGCTGGTGGCGGAGGATAAAGTCCACAACCGGTTCCGGATTTTCCAGGCTGTGGGGATGATGGTCTACACCCGGTTTGATAATTATCTCTACCGGACCGCCCAGAGCCAGGTAGCGGGAACGTACTATATCCATATTCTCCTTGAACGGAACGACTTTGTCGGCATCTCCGCAAACGCTGATGATCGGGATTCCGGCTTTTGCCAACGGTTCCAGATTGTCGATCGGATTACCTTTGAACGCATTCATCTCTTCGTCTGTCAGGTCCCATTCTTTCAATAGGTCGTTCCACAACTCTGCATTCTTTCTTCCCGGCCAGCTGAATACATTGCAAACCGGGGCGTCGATATAGATGCAGGCGATCTTGTCTGTATTTTTGGCAGCCCAGTTCAAAGCATATAACCCACCGCGGCTGAATCCTTCCAGGGTTACTTTCGGAGAAAGTCCGTACCAATCTTTCATATAATGGTAGAACTCTGTACCTAGTGCTACTGCACGTGGGTTCCCATAACAATGTGTCACATCATAATAAGCTACATGAAATCCTTTTTCCAGTAAAGCCTTGTCTACACTGGGGAAAGCATTGAAGAAAGCTGGTCGCCATATCCACGGATTTCCTTTGGCCGCCTGTTTAGGGACAACCACGATCGCATCGCGTCCCTTGAACTGGAAATCGTAACGGTCGCATCCGTTCCATTCGCTTTTCAGACCGGGAAAAGCCTGCATCCGGTGAGAAGTTTCTTTGCCTGTGATTGCTTTGTAAACGGTCTCGGCGAGCTTATGTGCACCGACCGGATCGGGATGGACATTATCCGGGAAATGTTCCTGCATGCCGCTCAATGCCGTATGCAAGTCAATGATTGGTAATTTATTTCTTTTCGCTACCTGTTCAATCACTGGAATAACACCGGCTGCAATGATACTGTCGTTAATACTGGCATCGCTGACATAGGCTTTGGGTGGATAACAAAGATAGATCTTTGGTTTTGACGGGATTGCCTTAAACGCATTGATCATCGTCTGAATATCTCCGGGAAGTCCGGCTTTGTATTTCCAGTTGAACGATTTGGAATCATTTGTCCCCAGCTTGATAACAACGATGTCGGGATTATAGCTGAGAGCATCTTTAAATATTTGCTCCTTCATGTAAGGGAGATTCCCTTTCATCAGCATGGTACGGGCACTGATACCGAAGTTTTGCACTTCATATTCTTTCCCAAGCATTTGCCCGAGAACAGAAGGATAACTGTCGCGGTCGCGGTTCGCAATCCCGGCTCCAAATGTAATACTGTTTCCTACACATGCCACCCGGATTACTTCAGCGGCTTCCTGCGCCCAGCCATTCAGACTGACGATCAGAAAAAATGCGATTAGATTGATTAGCTTTTTCATGATAACTTATCTCGATTCTTGATTTATGTTCTGTGGTGGTTAATCTTGCGAAGGTAATTAAATTTTTTATATGTCAGAACTTTACAAGAATACGAAATACTTTACCGGGAGCAACGCTCCATGCCTGCATGGCGGCAAATGCTTCTTCGGGGGTGACAATCCGGGATATCAGTTCTTCCCGCGGACAACTGTCCTGCTGAAGATAGCGTACTACAGCCCTGAAATCTTCCGGCAGTGCGTTGCGTGAACCCCGGATATCCAACTCTTTCTGTACGAAATATTTGGTCTGAAAGGTTACTTCGCTTTTCGCATAGCCGATGCATACTACCCGTCCGGTGAAAGCGACTTCGTTTACCGCTGTTACATAAGTTGCCGGACTTCCTACCGCTTCGATGACCACATCCGGTCCCAGGCCGTCCGTCATTTCCTGTAAACGTTCATGTACATTTTCAGTCTGTGAGTTGATCGTGTAACGGGCACCGATGCGTTTGGCCAGTTCCAGTTTTTCATCATCCAGATCCATGGCGATCACTGTTGCGCCTCTTAATGCAGCACGTACAATCGCTCCGCAACCGATCATACCGCAGCCGATAACCAGAACGGTGTCGATGTCGGTGACCTGTCCGCGGGAGACAGCATGAAATCCTACACTCATCGGTTCGATCAGGGCACAGTCGCGTGGAGAAATGCCGGGAGCCGGAATGACTTTCTGCCAGGGCAGAGCGAGATATTCTCCCATTGCACCGTTACGCTGTACGCCGAATGTCTCATTATGTTCGCAGGCATTTACCCGTCCGTTGCGGCAGGCGGCACATTTACCGCAGTTGGTGTAAGGATTTACGGTAACACTCATGCCCGGTTCGAATCCGCCAGGAACCCCGGGACCTACGGCTTCAATCACAGCTCCGACCTCATGACCGGGGATAACGGGAAGCTTGACCATCGGATTACGCCCCAGAAATGTGTTCAGGTCGGAGCCGCAAAAACCGACAAACTTAATTTTCAGAAGAACTTCGCCGTTTTTTACTTCCGGCTTTGCTATGTCGACTACCTGCAGTGTTGCAGGAGCGGGAATTTGTATTGCTTTCATACACATTATATATATAGTATAAATTAATCGACCACTTTATAGCCTTTCCACCCGTAGTAAGCACAGAAGAGGAAACAAACCAACGGGATCAGATAAGCGATATAATAAACAGCTTCGAAATGATGCATCACGTAAGCCGTCAGCTGGGGCAGACAGGCATTTCCGACGATTGCCATCACCAGGAAAGCCGAGCCGCTCTTGGTATTGTCTCCCAGTCCTTTCAACGCCAACGAGAACTGTGTCGGATACATGATCGACATGAAAAACGATACAGCCAGCATCGCATATAACCCGACCATGCCGCCGCATAAGGCGATCACTCCGCAAAGTACGACATTGAGCAGTGCATAAACCAGCAACATGTCCTGCGGACGAAAGCGGACCATCAATAGGGTTCCGATCCATCGTCCCAGCAGGAAAGCCAGCATATACAGACCGAAGAAAGTGGTCGCAACCGATTCCGATAACCCGGCATAACTGCAACAGTATACCAGGAAAAGGCTGTTGATCGCTGTCTGCCCTCCATTATAAAAGAATTGTGCGATCACTCCCCAGCGCAGATGCGAACGTTTCAGCACGCCGAAGTCGATCAGCTTTCCTTCTTTCTCTCCTGTATGTTCTTCGTCCTGGATACGAGGTAGTTTGGAAACAATGAAAACAACTGCGATAATGATTAATAAAAGTGCTAATAGAAGGTATGGCTGTTTCATTGAATCCGTTTCAAACTGGATGTACGCATCCCAACCTCCGGGATAATCGACGGGCAGGCTTTCACGTGTATAGTGGTTTCCGCTTAATACCAGTTTACTGAGGAACATGGCCGAGATAAAGGCTCCTAATCCGTTGAACGACTGTGCCAGGTTCAGCCGTCGGGGAGCCGTTTCCGGATTACCCAATACGGTTACGTAAGGATTGGCTGCCGTTTCCAGAAAACACATACCTGTCGCGATAATGAAAAAGATACTGAGATATGCCCAGTACTCTTTTAACAGGGCAGCCGGGAAGAACAATAAACCTCCGAAAGCAGCCAGGAACAGTCCGAAAACGATCCCAGCCTTGTAACTATACCGTTTCATGAACATGGCGATCGGGATCGGGAAGATGAAGTAAGCCAGCCAGTAGGCCGTTTCGGTAAATGATGCCTCGAACGGGTTCAGTTCGCAGGTTTTCATCAGCTGCCGGATCATGGTCGGCAACAGGTTGCTGCTGATCGCCCACAGGAAGAAAAGGCTGAATATCAGCGCCAGCGGTAGCATGTAGTTTTTCTGTTTCATGGTATGATTGTGTTAGGTCGTGTTTATTCGGACATGTTTTTGATATAAGGTAATTCGATCA encodes the following:
- a CDS encoding zinc-binding alcohol dehydrogenase family protein, with product MKAIQIPAPATLQVVDIAKPEVKNGEVLLKIKFVGFCGSDLNTFLGRNPMVKLPVIPGHEVGAVIEAVGPGVPGGFEPGMSVTVNPYTNCGKCAACRNGRVNACEHNETFGVQRNGAMGEYLALPWQKVIPAPGISPRDCALIEPMSVGFHAVSRGQVTDIDTVLVIGCGMIGCGAIVRAALRGATVIAMDLDDEKLELAKRIGARYTINSQTENVHERLQEMTDGLGPDVVIEAVGSPATYVTAVNEVAFTGRVVCIGYAKSEVTFQTKYFVQKELDIRGSRNALPEDFRAVVRYLQQDSCPREELISRIVTPEEAFAAMQAWSVAPGKVFRILVKF
- a CDS encoding GDSL-type esterase/lipase family protein produces the protein MKKLINLIAFFLIVSLNGWAQEAAEVIRVACVGNSITFGAGIANRDRDSYPSVLGQMLGKEYEVQNFGISARTMLMKGNLPYMKEQIFKDALSYNPDIVVIKLGTNDSKSFNWKYKAGLPGDIQTMINAFKAIPSKPKIYLCYPPKAYVSDASINDSIIAAGVIPVIEQVAKRNKLPIIDLHTALSGMQEHFPDNVHPDPVGAHKLAETVYKAITGKETSHRMQAFPGLKSEWNGCDRYDFQFKGRDAIVVVPKQAAKGNPWIWRPAFFNAFPSVDKALLEKGFHVAYYDVTHCYGNPRAVALGTEFYHYMKDWYGLSPKVTLEGFSRGGLYALNWAAKNTDKIACIYIDAPVCNVFSWPGRKNAELWNDLLKEWDLTDEEMNAFKGNPIDNLEPLAKAGIPIISVCGDADKVVPFKENMDIVRSRYLALGGPVEIIIKPGVDHHPHSLENPEPVVDFILRHQPKYEKYLHYNVRGSLQNSFVKFEKERKARVAFLGGSITEMNGWKNMIEKQLQQRFPYTTFEFIEAGIGSTGTTPGSFRMKNDILSKGKIDLLFVEAAVNDHTNHFTPLEQVRGMEGEVRHALLSNPEMDIVMLHFIYDPFIPMVAKKQQPDVILNHERVANHYLIPSVNLVQEIGERMQDGEFTWEQFGGTHPLPFGHKFYAAAINHLFDTMWKGITPDSPVVAHEIPAQPLDAYSYYGGDFIDLKEAKLNKGWKYVPSWRADNTYEKRRGFVDVPILEATRPGDKLTLDFTGKAIGIFCTPGPTAGILEYSIDGAPFKKLDTFTEWSKYLYIPWVYMLETELDDTAHKLVLRISKEKNPNSLGTECQIRNFVVNK
- a CDS encoding tagaturonate reductase: MKELNRKNVPVTIRPERIIQFGEGNFLRAFVDWIIWNMNAKTDFNSNVVVVQPIENGMVDILNQQDNLYHVNLQGLDKGETVNSLELIDVISRSLNPYTDFEAFIQLAEQPEMRFVISNTTEAGIVFDPSCQPDDAPASSYPGKLTQLLYHRFKTFNGDKNKGLIIFPCELIFLNGHKLKETIYQYIDLWQLGEAFKTWFEEACGVYATLVDRIVPGFPRKEIDTIKDKLQYNDNLVVQAEIFHLWVIEAPQEISREFPADKAGLNVLFVPSEAPYHERKVTLLNGPHTVLSPVAFLSGINIVREACQDEVIGKYIRKVMFEELMETLNLPKAELEQFANDVLDRFNNPFVDHQVTSIMLNSFPKYQTRDLPGLKEYLKRKGVLPEGLVLGLAAILTYYKGGKREDGTEIVPNDDPKTIYLMKELWATNSTRTVAENILAVDEIWGEDLNRISGLTERVIYYLDAIQEKGMREVVKEIL
- the fucP gene encoding L-fucose:H+ symporter permease, whose product is MKQKNYMLPLALIFSLFFLWAISSNLLPTMIRQLMKTCELNPFEASFTETAYWLAYFIFPIPIAMFMKRYSYKAGIVFGLFLAAFGGLLFFPAALLKEYWAYLSIFFIIATGMCFLETAANPYVTVLGNPETAPRRLNLAQSFNGLGAFISAMFLSKLVLSGNHYTRESLPVDYPGGWDAYIQFETDSMKQPYLLLALLLIIIAVVFIVSKLPRIQDEEHTGEKEGKLIDFGVLKRSHLRWGVIAQFFYNGGQTAINSLFLVYCCSYAGLSESVATTFFGLYMLAFLLGRWIGTLLMVRFRPQDMLLVYALLNVVLCGVIALCGGMVGLYAMLAVSFFMSIMYPTQFSLALKGLGDNTKSGSAFLVMAIVGNACLPQLTAYVMHHFEAVYYIAYLIPLVCFLFCAYYGWKGYKVVD